A genomic window from Pseudomonas argentinensis includes:
- the pepP gene encoding Xaa-Pro aminopeptidase, which yields MTSISKAEYARRRKALMAQMEPNSIAILPAAPVFIRNRDVEHIYRQDSDFQYLSGFPEPEAVIALIPGREHGEYVLFCRERDPERELWDGLRAGQEGAISQYGADDAFPIGDIDDILPGLIEGRERVYYAVGTNPEFDRHLMEWVNVIRSKARQGASPPKEFVALNHFLHDLRLYKSAGEVKVMREAAQISARAHIKAMQASRAGLYEYHLEAELDYEFRKGGAKMPAYGSIVAAGRNACILHYRENDALLKDGDLVLIDAGCEIDCYASDITRTFPVSGKFSPEQKAIYEIVLAANREAFKFIAPGRHWNEAHEATVRVITRGLVELGLLQGDVDELIAAEAYKPFYMHRAGHWLGMDVHDVGEYKVGGEWRVLEVGMAMTVEPGIYIAVDNQNVAKKWRGIGVRIEDDVVVTKSGCEILTNDVPKAVDEIEALMAAARAQVA from the coding sequence ATGACCAGCATCTCCAAAGCGGAATACGCCCGCCGTCGCAAGGCGCTGATGGCGCAGATGGAACCCAACAGCATCGCCATCCTGCCGGCGGCGCCGGTGTTCATTCGCAACCGCGACGTCGAGCATATCTACCGCCAGGACAGCGACTTCCAGTACCTATCCGGCTTTCCCGAGCCCGAGGCGGTGATCGCCCTGATCCCCGGCCGCGAGCATGGCGAGTATGTGCTCTTCTGTCGCGAGCGTGATCCCGAGCGCGAACTGTGGGACGGCCTGCGCGCCGGCCAGGAGGGGGCGATCAGCCAGTACGGCGCGGATGATGCCTTTCCCATCGGCGATATCGACGACATCCTGCCGGGCCTGATCGAGGGGCGTGAGCGCGTTTACTACGCCGTGGGCACCAACCCCGAGTTCGACCGGCACCTGATGGAGTGGGTCAACGTGATCCGCTCCAAGGCCCGTCAGGGCGCCTCGCCGCCCAAGGAATTCGTTGCGCTGAACCATTTCCTGCACGACCTGCGCCTGTACAAGTCGGCCGGTGAGGTGAAAGTGATGCGCGAAGCGGCGCAGATTTCCGCCCGTGCCCATATCAAGGCCATGCAGGCCAGCCGTGCCGGGCTCTACGAGTACCACCTGGAAGCCGAACTGGATTACGAATTCCGCAAGGGCGGCGCGAAGATGCCGGCCTACGGCTCCATCGTCGCCGCCGGCAGGAACGCCTGCATCCTGCATTACCGCGAGAACGACGCGCTGCTCAAGGATGGCGACCTGGTGCTGATCGACGCCGGTTGCGAGATCGACTGCTACGCCAGCGACATCACCCGCACCTTCCCGGTCAGCGGCAAATTCTCGCCCGAGCAGAAGGCCATCTACGAGATCGTGCTGGCCGCGAACAGGGAAGCCTTCAAGTTCATCGCCCCGGGCCGCCACTGGAACGAGGCCCACGAGGCCACGGTGCGGGTCATTACCAGGGGCCTGGTGGAGCTGGGCCTGCTGCAGGGCGATGTCGACGAGCTGATCGCCGCCGAGGCCTACAAGCCCTTCTACATGCACCGCGCCGGGCACTGGCTGGGCATGGACGTGCACGATGTCGGCGAATACAAGGTCGGCGGCGAATGGCGCGTACTCGAAGTGGGCATGGCGATGACCGTCGAGCCGGGCATCTACATCGCGGTGGATAACCAGAACGTCGCCAAGAAATGGCGCGGCATCGGCGTACGCATCGAGGATGACGTGGTGGTGACCAAGAGCGGCTGCGAGATTCTCACCAACGACGTGCCCAAGGCCGTCGACGAGATCGAGGCCCTGATGGCTGCCGCCCGCGCTCAGGTAGCCTGA